The Streptomyces griseiscabiei genomic sequence CGAGCGGGCGACGGAGAGCTGTTCGGGCGCGTCGAGGCCGCTCGCCAGGTGGGCGTGGACACCGAGCAGTTCGAGGTGCGGATAGGTGCCGTCCGTGAGGGGGCGGAGCACATCCGGTGCCTGCGCCGGGTCCAGGCCGAACGGGGTGGGCCGGCCGCCCATCGCGAGGGGGACGCCGGCGAGCGAACCGTCCGCCACCGTGAGGTTGAAGCGGAGCAGTACGCCGACCCGGGTGGCCGGCGCGACCTCGCGTGCCAGTTCGCCGAGCATGCGCAGGTCGTGCCCGCTCTCGATGTGGAAGCGCTCGACACCCCGCTCCAGGGCGGCGCGGATCTCGGCCGGGGTCTTGCCGGGGCCGCCGAAGGCGAGCGGGCGGCCCGGGACGGCGCGGGCGACATGGGCGAGTTCGCCGCCGGAGGACACCTCGTAGCCGTCGACGTACGGGCCGAGCGCGGCCAGGATCTCCGGCTCGGGGTTGGCCTTGGCCGCGTAGTACAGCTCGACCCGTTCGGGGAGAGCGGCGCGCACCCGGGCCGCGTGGTCGCGCAGGGCCGTCAGGTCGTAGACGTACGCCGGGAGTTCGGCGGGCGAAAGGGAGAGGACGCGGTCGCGTGCGGCGGGGGTGGGGAGGGTCATCGAGGACTCCTGGCTCGTCGGGCGGCGCCGGGGCGGCACGGGTGTGTGGCGGCTCATCGGGCGCCCCAGCGCAGGACGTCCTCGGCGAGGGGGGAGGACAGACGGACATAGCCCGCCTCGCGGTCGGCCTTGCGCTCCCAGCGGGTGAGGAGATTGGTCTTGGCGGGCAGGGGGACGCCTGCGAGCAGGGCGGAGAGGCGGGGCGGGCAGCCCTCCTCGTCGGCGTAGTCCCGGAGGGTCGCGCGGACGGCCGCCCACAGGTCGGCCTCGGTCTCGGGGTGCAGGTCGGCGAGGGCGGCGAGCAGCTCGGCGACGTGGTTGACGAGCAGGCAGTACACGACCCGGTCCCAGCCGCGCCGGGCGTCGTACGACATCGGTCCGGCGACCTCGGGCGGGAGGGCGGCGAGGGTGTCGGTGTGGTGGTCGGGGACGAGCTTGGCGCCCTCCAGGTCGCGGAAGAGCACCTGGGCGGGCATGCCGTCGCTGTCGACGCAGATCAGGACGTTCTGGAGGTGGGGTTCCAGGACGAGGCCGTGGTCGAAGTAGGCCGACAGGACGGGCGGGAGGAGGAGGCGCAGATAGGCCTTCCACCAGCTCAGGGCGGTCTCGGGGCCCCTCCCGTCGAGGAGGCGGGAGATGTGGGCCGCGCTGGTCGGGTACTCGTCGGCGACGGCGGCGGCGAGCAGCGGGGTGGTGCCGGGCAGCAGCCGCCGGGACAGGCCCTCGCGGACGATCACCCCGAAGCCTTCGAGGAGAGCCCGGTCGGGGGCGCCGTCGGGGCCGGGGACGGCGAGGCTGCGGTAGGCGGGTTCGCGGAGCATCGCGCTGCCGGGGAAGCGGGTCTCCAGGTCGGTCAGGGCGGGGGCGAGGACCCGGGTGAGGGCGACGGCACCGGCGAGTTCGTAACTGGCGTTCTTCCGGAGGCAGTTGGTGATGCGGACGTTGAGGCTGAACTTCAGGAAGGCGTCGCCGTCGAAGAGGGTGCGGACGGAGGCGGTGGCCGCGTACTCCCGGCCGTCGGGACCGAGGTCGAGGATGTCGCCGCGGCCCAGCGCCTCGCGCAGCAGCCGGTGTTCGCGGAGCATCTCGTACTGCCAGGGGTGGGCGGGCAGCAGCCGGTACCCCTCGGGGACGTCGCCGCGTTCCCGGTCGAGCACGGCGGTGGCGCCCGGCTCGGCACTGTCCTCGGTGATCAGGTGGTCGCGGACGGCGAGACAGCGCAGCTGGAAGCGGGCGCCGGCCTCGGGGGCGTACGACTGCCAGGCGTCCGCGTCGCCCGTGCGGGCCTTGGGGGTGGGGTGGAAGCGATGGCCGAAGAGGAGGGACTGCTCGGAGGCGAGGTAGTCCGGGCGCCCGTGCGCCGCGCGGGCTCCGTCGGCGCGGTCCGCGCGGTCGGCGAGCGCGACGGCGAGGGTGCGGTGACTGGAGTCGATCTGGTGCAGGAACTCGTCGTTGCGGACGCCGGTGCGCAGCGACAGTTCGTCGTGGGTGTACTCGGCGAGGCGGCGCCAGTCCAGGGCGCGCCAGCCGGCGTCGGACTGCTCGTGGACGGGACCGGTGAAGCGGTGGGCGCCCAGCAGGGACGTACGGCGCAGCGCCACACGGAGGAGTCGGCCGCGGCGGGGCAGGCGGAGCAGGAGGTGGCCGTCGATGACGGCGGTCTGGCGCTCGGGGCCGGACACCTCTCGCAGCAGGCAGTTGAGGAGGGTGTGGGCGACGGCGTCGTCGGCGGTGGGGAGGGCACCGCCGGTCGTCGCGTCGGCGAGGGGGTGGCGGGTGGTACCGAGCGAGTCGGTGAGCGGGGGCATTCAGTGGCTCCAGCGGGTACGCGGATGTGGGGGCAGGAGGGTCGCGAGGACGGAGAGGGCGGCTATGCCGCCGCCTATCAGCACCGGCGCGGCGGGACCGAACCGGGCACTGCCCGCGGCGGCGGTCACCCCGGCGGCGACGGCGCCCGCCTTGGAGAAGAACTCCAGGGAACCGAACATCCCGCCGGGAGCCCGGCCCCGGGCGCAGTCGGCGGCCAGGACCGACAGGCCGACCATGCCGAGGGTGAGACCGAGGCCGAGCAGCAGCCGTACGGCGACGAGCGCGGGCAGGGTGTCGGCGACACCGTGCCCGGCGAGGCCGAGGGCGATCAGCGCGAAGCCGAGGGCTATGGCGGGCCGGGGGCGTGTCGCCGTCGCCCGGTGGACCGCCATCGCCGTGACCAGGTAGCAGAGGTGCGGCAGGGCGAACAGCAGCCCGGAGAGCGCGGCGGAGGCTCCGGGGAGGCGCTCCTCGACCAGGGAGATCAGATAGGGGAAGGAGATGACGGTGGAGAACACGAAGGCGAACTCCAGTGCGTAGAGCCTGCGCAGAGCGGCCCCGGGGGCGAGGTCGGCCGGGCCCGTCCGCTCCACGTCCGCCGCGTCCGGCGCGGCGGCCTCGGCCGGTTCGGGCAGGGCGGCCAGCAGCAGGGCGGCGGCCAGCGGGAGCAGCGCCAGGAGGGCGTACTGCCGGTGCGGGGACAGCCACGGGGACAGCGCGCCGACGACGATCGGCGCGAGGACGAGGGCGGCCCGTGCGCTGCCCTGCATGAGGGTCAGCGCCTTCGACAGACTCGGCCCTTCCAGGGCGGCGCCCAGATAGCCGTTGGAGGCCGCGAACGTGCCGCCCAGGATGCCCTGGAGCACCAGCGCCGCGGTGAACATGGTGAGCGAGTCGGCCCAGCCCGCCAGGACGAAGGAGACGGCCAGGCCCAACTGGGCCCGCAGCAGCAGCCGTTTTCGTCCGAAGCGGTCGGCGAGCCGCCCCCACAGCGGCGCCGCGAGCGCGCTGAACACCGTGGGCACCACGTACAGGACACCGGCCCAGCGGGCGGTGCGGTCGCCCAGTTCGGGCAGGATCTCCGTGAAGTACGGCGGCAGCCCCAGCGCGGCGAACGAGGCCACGAAGTAGCAGGCGGCCACGGCGTGCACCTGGCGGCGGCCGAAGGCGGGGCGCGGCATCGGGAGCGCCTCGGCGGTCATGCCGAACCACCCTCCCGCAGCAGGTAGTTGGGCCCGGTGGTGTAGTGCTTGTTGATGTCGGCGGCGCCCGACCGCTCCTTGCTCAGCAGGGTCCCGGCGGTCACCATCGCCTTCACCGGCAGTTCGGGCGCGTTCAGCACCCGCTCGCGCAGGACGGCCGCCGCGTCGCCGCCGAGCCGGTCGACGGCTTCGGCGAGCCGGTCCCGTACGAGGTCCAGCAGCTCCGGCAGCGGGGCCCGGCCGTGCCGGGCGAGACCGAACGCGTGGGCACCGGCGCACAGATGGACCGTGATGGTGGTGAGGACGTCGGCCACCGCGCGGTCGTCGGTGGTGAAGGTGCGGGGGTCGTCGAAGCCCCATGTGCCGCCGTCGAAGCCGAACTTGGCGGCGAGCCGTGTGCTGTTGACGCGCGGCCCGTCGTTGTCCTTCAGCAGCAGCCGCAGGTCACCGGGCTCGGGGCCGAGGACCAGGGAGACGTTCTGCTGGTGCGACTCCAGGGCGATGCCGTAGCCGAAGAGGGTGGTCTGCCAGTCGAACAGCAGGGTGAGCACGGCGTCGAACAGAACAGCCGGGTCACCGCCGTGGAAGCGGTCGGCGAGATGGTCGGCGACCAGTCGTCCGCCGGGTGCCTCGGCGAGGAGGGCGGCCAGGGGGACGACCAGGCAGTCGTCGAGATCCGTGGGGTAGCGGCGGCACAGGACGGCGAGGAGTTCGTGTCCGGCGTGCGCGTACACCGTC encodes the following:
- a CDS encoding type III PLP-dependent enzyme; translated protein: MTLPTPAARDRVLSLSPAELPAYVYDLTALRDHAARVRAALPERVELYYAAKANPEPEILAALGPYVDGYEVSSGGELAHVARAVPGRPLAFGGPGKTPAEIRAALERGVERFHIESGHDLRMLGELAREVAPATRVGVLLRFNLTVADGSLAGVPLAMGGRPTPFGLDPAQAPDVLRPLTDGTYPHLELLGVHAHLASGLDAPEQLSVARSIVAWATGLGVPLSEVNVGGGMSVDYTRPESRFDWQTYGEGLAELATAHPELTLRIEPGRALTAYCGWYATEVLDVKHSHGEEFAVVRGGTHHLRTPATKGHDQPCSVLPVEEWPYPWPRPAAAGEYLSLTGQLCTPKDLLARAARAPGLRAGDRVVFALAGAYAWNISHHDFLMHPRPGFHFLD
- a CDS encoding IucA/IucC family protein produces the protein MPPLTDSLGTTRHPLADATTGGALPTADDAVAHTLLNCLLREVSGPERQTAVIDGHLLLRLPRRGRLLRVALRRTSLLGAHRFTGPVHEQSDAGWRALDWRRLAEYTHDELSLRTGVRNDEFLHQIDSSHRTLAVALADRADRADGARAAHGRPDYLASEQSLLFGHRFHPTPKARTGDADAWQSYAPEAGARFQLRCLAVRDHLITEDSAEPGATAVLDRERGDVPEGYRLLPAHPWQYEMLREHRLLREALGRGDILDLGPDGREYAATASVRTLFDGDAFLKFSLNVRITNCLRKNASYELAGAVALTRVLAPALTDLETRFPGSAMLREPAYRSLAVPGPDGAPDRALLEGFGVIVREGLSRRLLPGTTPLLAAAVADEYPTSAAHISRLLDGRGPETALSWWKAYLRLLLPPVLSAYFDHGLVLEPHLQNVLICVDSDGMPAQVLFRDLEGAKLVPDHHTDTLAALPPEVAGPMSYDARRGWDRVVYCLLVNHVAELLAALADLHPETEADLWAAVRATLRDYADEEGCPPRLSALLAGVPLPAKTNLLTRWERKADREAGYVRLSSPLAEDVLRWGAR
- a CDS encoding MFS transporter; amino-acid sequence: MTAEALPMPRPAFGRRQVHAVAACYFVASFAALGLPPYFTEILPELGDRTARWAGVLYVVPTVFSALAAPLWGRLADRFGRKRLLLRAQLGLAVSFVLAGWADSLTMFTAALVLQGILGGTFAASNGYLGAALEGPSLSKALTLMQGSARAALVLAPIVVGALSPWLSPHRQYALLALLPLAAALLLAALPEPAEAAAPDAADVERTGPADLAPGAALRRLYALEFAFVFSTVISFPYLISLVEERLPGASAALSGLLFALPHLCYLVTAMAVHRATATRPRPAIALGFALIALGLAGHGVADTLPALVAVRLLLGLGLTLGMVGLSVLAADCARGRAPGGMFGSLEFFSKAGAVAAGVTAAAGSARFGPAAPVLIGGGIAALSVLATLLPPHPRTRWSH